AATGtatgattttcttaaaattataatttttcttgtaaattaaattaaactgttcTTATTGTTACAGGAATGATGAAAAAACGGCCCAGGATTATAAAGTTCAAGGAGGTTCTGTTCTTCATTTAGTCCTTGCTCTACGTGGTGGATTctgatcgaaaatttttatttattcttctttctatttttaattttaagatattttgtatttgaaagaGATGATTAATAAatggttattttaatttgaaatgatatatcttATTTATGATTTAAGGTTAGGGAAGTTTTTCCAATAACTAtcatacattcttaaaaaagtaatttgaaaattttttattaaaataatttttttggctaAATTATGAATTGAATGAAAGAAAGTCCGGCAAACAAGTCgcgtaattataatttatattaaacttttcataacctacaaattaatttaaatttatagaatGCGTTGTCATATTGACAGTTATCAAAAACATTTAAGCATGGATGGACATAAGGctttagaattattaatttttaaagatgaaggtaaaatataaaattcatgatGGATTAAgcaattattttgatttgtacaaaaattcttgCATAAAAACGTAACTTGttaatttggttttttcttttctaggaATGCCCTCCGATTTAATAGAACGCctttcaataaatttacaattaacatgcgattatttaaaaataaatagggataaaattcaagaaataCCTACGGTTGTGCAGATAACAGGAGATTTCTGTGATTCAGAAGATAAAACTAGCATTCTTTGGGATTATATCTGTtgtggattttatattttaatcgatTGTATTAAAGTTCCAGAAGATGATAAAAGTGATATTTTTAGTGttgttcaacaaaaaaatataagaactatattagaaataattttaatgtttggtTTAGTTCCAAATTTAATACCTGGTGTTGGTATTCCATTAAACGTGCGTTCACAATTTAAAACATCTCCACAAGAATCTTTAACAATTATTCAAAAGTATACTCGTTTGCGTTCATGTGCTGCTGGacttttattatgtaataaaaatttcgaaatacgTAAATTTATATTAAGCAGACATTTAGGTGATTTATTAGCTGCTTTGTTTCAATTATCTTTTGCTCCACTTAAAAAGCCTATACATGCAACGAATGAATTTCAAATAACCGAAGAAATATGGGAAAAGTTGCAAAGTGATCGACTattttttcgaaacaatttaaataatttactaaactCAACATATTTACCTGCTTTAATTAGAGAAATAATGGTTCTAATGGGTGTACAAAAACCTCCGGCGCCGAGATGGTTAAAAAGTGAATCTTCAAGAATGTTATGcgatttattagttaaaaaagatGGCATTTTAGCATTATGTTATGCAATGTTTGAAAGTTATACTGTTGATATTGGCGCTCAATGGAAGCAAATGGAAATTCTACAAAAGTTAATATTTGATATTGGAAATTCAAGCATTTTACcaaatttctatgaaaatgtatcttctcaaatattaaaaatgttatccGAAGTTGAAGATGACAATTCTAAACATTTATATCTAATTATAAcaagattattttgtaaatcgaTTATCGaacaaaaaagagaaatttttgaaaccgAAATATTTAGTGTTATTAGTAAACCATTAGCCAAGtgtacaaaaattgatataaatgaaGAATTAGTTGTAACACAGTTTGAATTGATACaatctttaaaatttgtgtacCAAATTTTTGCTTTAGAAATTaattctaaaacggaaattttatTAGAACCCTTAATACCGTATactgatattatttttcaattttttgtgaaattatttaGTGATAATAGCACTGATAAAAAATACGCGAAAttgactttattaaaaattttaaataatgttaatttcgaaaaattatcagccattattaatttaatattatttcggAAAGAGTCcgaaaatttgtacaaattttctgATCATTTAGAAATACTAACTGGTGACAGTGGAATTTATGTCAGaaaaagtttgaataaaatttattacacccTTAATGAAACTGATGAatcgtttcaaaatttattaacagaTTTATCGAATAATGTACAagctaaaattttccaaattatttttaacgaattttgtaatatgttttcaaataaagcTGAAACAGTTAATTTACTTTTGGATGATGATAAAGATTTTGTACCAACATTTGCAgcagataaattattttctctgaaaattttagcTTACTTAGCTGAAAAAAAGTCTGTTATGGAAAAATtagatatatcaattttaataaaatttgttaataacttatttgaaaaatatgaaaatttaaatacagaTGATTTTGGAAATTCTGAGGGgctatttttatcattaatgcTGTTAGATATTCTTATTGACAATTCAATTGAACTGAGTCAATTGACTGGTTGTATAAATTCATTGGAAGCTGTtgcaaataaaactaaaaacgtTGAGTTGAAAACGTACATTACACAAACATGTACAAAAATACGAAATGGTGGCATCGATAAATCAAATAATGGGATCAAATCAGAATTTGACCAAGCATTGGAGGAAATTTGTGATCCTTTATTGCCAGTTCGAGCTCATGGATTAATGTCGTTAAAGAAGTTAATTGAAACGAACGATATAACTGCATGTGCTAgaaaacagtatattttatgtatatttcaagaaaatttgaaaaatacggACAGTTACATATACTTAGCGGCCATTAATGGAATTGCTGCTCTATCTACAATTTATACTGACAATGTTCTTGATATTTTAACAGAAGAATATGTAAACATGAAAGAATGGCGGAATGAGGAAGAACATCATAGAGTACGTTTGAATTTAGGTGAAGTTCTTGTACAAGTTACAAAAAAGCTAGGTAAATTGGtttcttatgaaatttttaatagcttAATATATGAAGAGAGAAAGCTAGtagacagtaaaaaaaaaatgatacagtAGTTAGTTTCAGTTTCTGTTGGACTATAATACGATTCTTTTAAAGGCAATACAGATAACGTAGAGGTTTTGTTTAAATGGAATGGTGATTGTgtcatttgaaagtttttttcaagAAGAATACATCAGATATTGAAACAAAGTAGACTGACTTTTTTCGCGAACTTACGGTGATTTAAATGTACCGGTACCCGCAGTaggttttagtattttttattacaaaaagcaCACGCACACACACTAGAGACGATTTAGAGTCAATTAATAAAGGGGGAAAGACTTTAATAAAGTGGAAATGAGTCCGCCGAAAAAACGTACG
This genomic interval from Chrysoperla carnea chromosome 1, inChrCarn1.1, whole genome shotgun sequence contains the following:
- the LOC123292398 gene encoding transport and Golgi organization protein 6 homolog; translated protein: MRCHIDSYQKHLSMDGHKALELLIFKDEGMPSDLIERLSINLQLTCDYLKINRDKIQEIPTVVQITGDFCDSEDKTSILWDYICCGFYILIDCIKVPEDDKIPNLIPGVGIPLNVRSQFKTSPQESLTIIQKYTRLRSCAAGLLLCNKNFEIRKFILSRHLGDLLAALFQLSFAPLKKPIHATNEFQITEEIWEKLQSDRLFFRNNLNNLLNSTYLPALIREIMVLMGVQKPPAPRWLKSESSRMLCDLLVKKDGILALCYAMFESYTVDIGAQWKQMEILQKLIFDIGNSSILPNFYENVSSQILKMLSEVEDDNSKHLYLIITRLFCKSIIEQKREIFETEIFSVISKPLAKCTKIDINEELVVTQKYENLNTDDFGNSEGLFLSLMLLDILIDNSIELSQLTGCINSLEAVANKTKNVELKTYITQTCTKIRNGGIDKSNNGIKSEFDQALEEICDPLLPVRAHGLMSLKKLIETNDITACARKQYILCIFQENLKNTDSYIYLAAINGIAALSTIYTDNVLDILTEEYVNMKEWRNEEEHHRVRLNLGEVLVQVTKKLGEMAPKYKTVLLNTFLFGVKDDDNLIRTSSLSNLGQICEVLGYKLGNATIEILHCLDSIIETDKAIEARRAAVMVMYQLLKGFGPDTIVCLKEALLPIYRKLKDIYIHEKDDTMRLHAQLALEELNNSTRNFLLPPTHLNKTINIFGDISLQ